DNA from Asanoa sp. WMMD1127:
GCGGGTCCGGCGTTCGAGCGTCCCGCGGTGCCGGCCGAGCAGCGCCAGCACCTCGTCCTCGTAGCGCCGCCCCGCCTCGGCCTCGGTCATCTCCACGATGGCCACCAGCAGCAGGCCCGACGGCGGGCGCTCCAGCCAGACCTGCCCCGGCCAGCCCGGCCGGTCGCCGGGCTCGCGGCGCAGCTCGGCGAAGCCGAGCCGGGCGTAGAACCGGGCGGCGGGCTCGTTGCCCTCGAGGTACGACAGCCGCACCGGCCGGTCGGGGACGGCGGCGACGAGCGCGGCCAGCAGCGCCCCGCCGGCGCCCCGGCCCTGCGCGGCCGGCCGCACGTAGAGCCGCCAGATGATCGGCACCGGGCCGCGCTCGTCGAGGTTGCCCACGCCCAGCACGTCGTCGCCCTCCGCCGCGACGAGCACCGTGGTCTCCGCGATCGCCCGCCGCGTCGCCTCGGTCGACCACCACGTCGCCAGTCCGTGCGCGACGTAGTCGTCGCCGGCGAACGCGTACGTCGCCGGCCAGGTCTCGTGCCCGACCGCGACGATCGCCGCCACGTCGTCGGGTCCCGCCTTCCTGATCTCCATGAGGACCCAGCCTGCGGCACCGCCGGCCTCAGATCAACGATCCGCCCGCGGCGCGGATGTTCTCGCCGGTGATCCAGCCCGCGTCCGGCGTGGTCAGGAACGCCACCACCGCGGCCACGTCGTCGGGTCGGCCCAGCCGCCCGAGCGCGGTCCACTCCGTCGCCAGGGCCAGCTCCTCGGCGCTGTTGTGGGCCCGCAGCAGGTCGGTGTCGGTGGCGCCCGGCGAGACCGTGTTGACGGTGATGCCGCGCGGCCCGAGCTCCCGGGCGGCGACCGCGGTGACCTGCTCCAGGGCCGCCTTGGTGGCGCAGTAGAGCACGTTGCCCGGCGCGGGGACGGCCGTGTTGAGCGTGGAGATGTTGACGATCCGGCCACCGTCGCGCATCAGCGCGGCCGCCCGCCCGACCGCCAGCAACGGCACCTTGACGTTGGCGGTCATCGCCCGGTCGAACTCCTCGGCGGTGACCTCGCCGATCGCGGCGGGCACGATGATGGCCGCGTTGTTGACGAGGATGTCGAGCCCGTCCTGGACCGGCGCGAACATGGCGTCCAGACAGGACAGGTCGGTCTGGTCGGCCCGCACGGCGACCGAGCCGGGACAGCGGTCGACGACCTCGTCGGCGGCGACCTTGTCGCGCGCATAGGTGAACACGACCCGATGCCCGGCCGCGGCGAGGCGTTCGACGACGGCCCGACCGATGCCCCGCGAGCCGCCGGTGACCAATGCGGTGGATGTCATGCTCCGGGACGCTACGCGCATCACGACCAACTCAGCCGAGTCTGTTACAGATAGCGTGACAGCATGCGGACGATGACCGCCACGGAGGCGGCCCGTAATTTCTCCGGCTTGCTCGACGCCATCGAGTGCGGCGAGACCGTCATCATCACCCGACACAATGATCCCGTTGCCGAGATCGGACCTGCCCGCAGGCGGACCGGTGCCGACCTCCGCACGGCGCTTGCCGACATTCCAGCACCCGACGAGCGGTTCGAGGACGACATCGCGGCTGCGGTCGCATCGCTGGAACCTGAGCGTGGCGACCCGAAGGTCGGCGCCCCGTAGAAGGGCCTGTTCATCGCGGGCGGTCGAGGGCGTAGGCCACCGCCGAGGCCAGGTTGTCGGCCGTGCCCTGGGCCCAGGCCGCGGCGTGCGCGCGGGTGTCCAGGTCGGCGCGGCCGTCGGGCCACGCCGGCACGTACGCCCGCATCCAGGCGGCGCTGGCCAGCGTCTGGAGCTTGCGGGCGGCGGCGACCAGGCGCACCGCCCGGTCCGGCTCGCCCTGCCGCGCCGCCAGGTCGGAGAGGGCCTCCAGGAACAGCGACGCGCCGGCCTCGTCCCGGGCGTCGGCGGCGACCCGCAGGCCCGACTCCAGGTAGGCGTCCGCGGTGTCCGGGCTGCCGCCGGCGAGCGAGGTGACCGCGAGGCTGTAGAGCGCGACCACCTCGCCCAGGTGGTCGTGGGTCTTGCGCGCCATCCGCAGGCCGTCGCCGAACTGCTCGATCGCGGCCGGGTAGTCGCCCTCGTTGAGCGGGACCAGGCCCAGCCGGGCGTAGTAGAGCGAGATCATCCACTCCTCGCCCAGCCGCTCGCTGATCCGCTTGGTCTCCTCCAGCAGCTCACGGGCGACCCCGTACTCCCCGCGGGCGATCGCCAGCTGGCCCAGCATGCCGGCCGCGCGGGCGGTGGCGTCGTCGTCGCCGAGGTCACGCAGCAGCGGGAGGGCGCGTTCCAGCTGGGTCCGGCCGCGCACGTGCTGCCCGGTCATCACCGCGATGGCGCCGTCGCCGAAGAGCGTGTGGGCGTACGCCCGCGGGGAGAGCGAGTCCGCCTTCGCCAGCACCCGCTCGATGTTGCGGGCGCCCTCGTCGGTGTGGCCGCGCAGCCACCACAGCACCCAGACGATCCAGCCCAGCCGCACCGCGTCCTCGAGCTGGTCCGTGTCGATGAACCAGCTCATCGCGGCCCGCAGGTTGTCGTGCTCGAGGTCGAGCTGGTCCACGGCCTGCGGGTTGGTCGACGTGCGGCCCAGCGGCGGCGCGGTGCGCTCCGCGAACTCCAGGTAGTGCCGCGCGTGCCGGTCGTGAGTGCCTTCCCAGTCGCCGGACTCGCGCAGCCGTTCGAGCGCGAAGTCCCGGATGATCCCGAGCATGGTGAAGCGCGGCTCCCGCTCGCCGCGCTCCTGCGTGACGAGGCTGCTCTCGATCAGCGCGGTCAGCGCGTCGAGGCCGGCGTAGCGCTCCGGCACCCCGGCGACCGCGCGCGCCGCGTCGAGGTCGAACGGGCCGGCGAAGACGCCCAGCCGGGCGAACAGCTCCTGCTCGCCCGGCGGGAGCAGCTGGTAGCTCCAGGCGATGGCGTCGCGCAACGTCCGCTGGCGGGCCGGCAGGTCGCGGGCGCCGCCGGTCAGCGTGCCCAGCCGGCTGCCCAGCCGGTTGAGCAGCGCCCCCGGGGTGAGCACGCGGACCTTCGCGGCGGCGAGCTCGACCGCGAGCGGCAGGCCGTCGAGCCGCCGGACGATCTCGGCGATCGCCGCCGCATTCTGCGGATCCAGCGCGAAGTCGGCCTTGACCGCGCGGGCCCGTTCGACGAACAGCCGGGCGGCGCCGTCGCGGCGGACCGCGACCATCGGTTCCTCGCGCGGGTCGGGCAGCGGCAGCGGCGGCACGTCGAACACGTGCTCGCCGGTCAGTCGCAGCGGGATCCGGCTGGTCGCGAGCACCGTGACGCCCGGCGCCGCGTCGAGCAGCGTGGCCAGGGCGGGGGAGGCGTCGGCCAGATGCTCCATGTTGTCGACGACCAGGAGCAGGGAGCGGTTCCGGAGGTACGTGACAACGTCGTCGAGTGGCGGCCGGTTCGGCACCGTACGCAGCCCGAGCGACTGCGCCAGCGCGGCGGCGACGAGGTCGGGGTCGGTGACGCCGGACAGGTCGGCGAACCGCACTCCGTCGGCGAACGTGTTGCGCAGCGCCGAGCCGAGCTCCATCGCGAGCCGGGTCTTGCCGACGCCGCCGGGCCCGGTCAGCGTCACCAGCCGCACGTCGTCGCTGGTCAGCAGCGTGCGCAGCGAGCGCTGCTCGGCACTGCGGCCGAGCAGCGGGTTCGGTGGCACCGGCAGCTCGTCGCGGGGCGCGGGCGCCAGTTCCTCCTCCCCGGCCGGGCGCGGGTTGAAGCGTTCGGTGAGCAGCAGCGCGATGTCCTCGCCGACGACCCGGCGCAGCTCGTCGGCGCTGCGGAAGTGGCGGTAGCTGACCCGGGCGTCGTCGCGTATCCGGTCGAGCAGCGCGGTCAGCCGGGGGTCGCGGTGCGGCGCGGGCGACTTGACGTAGATGAGCTTCGGGAGGTGGCCGGCGATCCCGAACTCCTCCTCGATCCCCGATATCTCGGCGCCGGGCGCCACCCAGCCGTAGCTCTCCCAGTAGACGCCGATGAACAACTGGCTCTGTTCGACGTAGGCGCGGTAGACGTCGCGCGGTCCGTGCGGCCGGGCGCCCAGCTCGAACATCACCGGCACGAGCCGCATCCGGGCGACCGCGTCCCGCACGGCGAGTCGCTCAGGCTCGAGCTCCTCCAGCGTCGACGAGACGAACACCCGCAACCGGTGGTCCGGTGTGTGGATCACCGCCATGAAAAACCATCACATCCCCCCGTGCGGCCAACGAAGCTACCCCCGAGCAGCAGCAATCCGTACGGCTGGTCCCACGCAGTGCGACGGTTTTGGCCCTGAGAGCGCTCCCATAACGGTTTGGGAACGCTCCCAGTACCCGGTATTGACGGGGACGAAACTGATCGGCAATCTCGTGGGAGCGCTCCCGGCGGACCCTGGTCCGACGAATCCGTGTGGCGCCGACCAACCCCACCACTGAACCATCTCCGACCTGAGAGGGGTCCTGGATGAGCGTCACTAGGCGCGGCAACAGGCTGGTCGCGCTCGCCGCAGTTGCCGCTACCGCGCTCGCCGTCACTGCCTGTGGCAATGACGAGGGCGCCGGCAGCAGCAGCGCCGGCGGCAAGCCCGACAAGCTGGTCATCGAGACCTTCGGCGAGTTCGGCTACGACGAGCTGGTCAAGCAGTACGAAAAGGACACCGGCATCAAGGTCGAGCTGCGCAAGACCGCACAGCTCAACGAATACCGTCCCAAGATCGTGCGCAGCCTGGCGACCGGCAAGGGCATCGCCGACATCGTCGCGCTCGAAGAGGGCGTCCTCAACGAGTTCAAGATCAACCCGACCAACTGGGCCGACCTGACCCCGCTGGTCAAGGACCACAGCACCGAGTACCTGCCGTGGAAGTGGGAGCTGGGTAAGGCCGCCGACGGGCGGCTGATCGGCCTGCCCACCGACGTCGGCAGCCTCGCGGTCTGCTACCGCTCCGACCTGTTCAAGGCGGCCGGCCTGCCGACCGAGCGCGACGCCGTCACCGCGCTCTGGCCGGACTGGCCCGCGTTCATCGAGACCGGCAAGAAGTACCGCCAGGCGACCGGCAAGGGCATGCTCGACTCGGTGACCACCGCGGCGAGCGCGATCACCTTCCAGGTCGGCGGGGACATCTTCTACGACAAGGACGACAACATCGTCGCCGACAAGAGCGCGGCCGTGAAGCAGGCGTGGGACACCTCGCTGCAGATGGTCGACGCCAACATCACGGCGAAGACGGCGACCTGGTCGCCGGAGTGGAGCGCGGGCTTCAAGCAGGGCACGTTCGCCGCGACCTTCTGTCCTTCGTGGATGCTCGGCATCGTGCAGGACAACTCCGGCGCCGAGAACAAGGGCAAGTGGGACGTCGCCGGTGTGCCGGGGAAGTCGGGCAACTGGGGTGGTTCGTGGCTGGCTGTGCCTGAACGGGGGAAGCACAAGGCCGAGGCCGCGAAGCTCGCGGAGTGGCTGACCAGCGCGCAGAGCCAGGTTGCGGCGTTCAAGCTCAAGGGCCCACTGCCGACCAACCTCGAGGCGCTGAAGAACCCGGAGTTCCAGGCCTACACGAACCCGTACTTCAGTGACGCGCCCACCGGCAAGATCTTCGGCGGCAGCGTCGAGGGCATCAAGCCGGTCCACCTCGGCCCGAAGCACCAGGCCGTGAAGGAGCAGGCGATGGAGCCGGCGCTCCGGGCCTACGAGAACGGCGAGGCCAACGCCAGCGCCGCCTGGGAACAGTTCATCAAGGACGCCGCGACACAGGGCGCCTTCTGAGCAAGCCCACCCGGAAGGGCCCCTCGATTCCGCAGGGGCCCTTCCGCACGGTCGCAGAAAGGACCCAGGATGGCTCTCGCCACCCCCGCGCGCCCGGCGGCGCCTCCGCCGACGCGGCCCCGGCACCGCACCACCGGCAGCGCCAAGCGCGCCCGCTGGGACATGAAGTACTCGCCGTACCTCTACATCGCACCGTTCTTCCTCGTCTTCGGCGTCTTCGGGCTCTACCCGATGTTGCGCACCGCCTGGATGTCCCTGCACGACTGGGACCTGATCGGCGCGCACACCTTCATCGGCTTCGACAACTACGCGGCGCTGATGAAGGACGAGTACTTCTGGAACGCGGTGGTCAACACCCTCGGCATCTTCGTGGTCGCCACGGTGCCACAGTTGATGCTCGCGCTGTTCCTGGCGAACATGCTCAACCGCACACGGCTGCGGGCCAAGACGCTGTTCCGGATGGCCATCTTCGTCCCGAACATCACCTCGGTGGCCGCCGTGGCGATCGTCTTCGCGATGCTCTTCCAGCGCGACTTCGGCGTCGTCAACTGGCTGCTGAGTTTCGTCGGCGTCGACGCCATCGACTGGGACGCCGAGCGCTGGAGCTCGTGGACCGCGATCGCGTTCATGGTCGACTGGCGTTGGACCGGCTACAACGCGCTGATCCTGCTGGCCGGGATGCAGGCGATCCCGCGTGACCTCTACGAGGCGGCCGCGCTCGACGGCGCGAGCCAGTGGCGCCAGTTCTGGCGGATCACGCTGCCGATGCTCACGCCCACGTTCCTGTTCGTCGTCCTGCTCTCGACGATCGGCGGCCTGCAGCTGTTCACCGAGCCCCTGGTCTTCGGCAACGGCAACATGCGCGGCGGCACGCAGCGCGAGTTCCAGACGATCGCGATGTACATGTACGAGAAGGGCATCAACAGCCTCAACACGGCCGGCTACGGCGCCGCGATCGCCTGGGCGCTGTTCCTCCTCATCGGGATCATCGCCGCGATCAACTTCGCCCTTGTCCGCCGTACCGTGAAATGAGGGAGCGCACGATGGTCGCGGCCTCCGCCCGCCTCTGGAAGACCAGCCCCCTGACCTACATCGCGTTGGTGCTCGCGGTGCTGGCGTCGATCTACCCGTTCTACTACATGTTCGTCATCGCGACGCGCAGCCTGGACTCCATTAACTCGGTGCCGCCACCGTTCACGCCGAGCGGCTCGTTCGGCGAGAACTTCCAGCGTGTGCTCGACAACGACGCCGCCAACTTCGTCAAGGGTCTCGTCAACTCGGTCATCGTGTCCACAGTGGTCACCGTGGCGGTGGTGCTGACCGGGACGCTTGCCGGGTTCGCGTTCGCCAAGCTGCGGTTCCGCGGTCGCGGGCCGCTGCTGGTGTTCATCGTGGTGACGATGATGGTGCCCACCCAGCTCGGCCTGATCCCGCTCTGGGGCATGATGTACGACTTCGGCTGGCACGACAGCCTTCGGGCTGTCACGATTCCGTTCCTGGTCACAGCGTTCGGCGTGTTCATGATGCGCCAGTACGCGACCCAGGCGGTGTCCGACGAGCTGATCGAGGCGGCCCGGGTCGACGGGTGTAGCACGTTCCGGATCTACTGGAACGTCGTGCTGCCCGCGCTGCGCCCGGCCGCCGGGGTGCTCGGCCTGCTCACCTTCATGGACACCTGGAACCAGTTCCTCTGGCCGTACGCGGTGCTGTCCAACGAGAACCCGACGCTGCAGGTCTCGCTGGCCTTCCTGTCATACGCCTACTACACCGACTACTCACAGGTATTCGCGGCCACCGCCGTCGCGACCGTACCCCTGCTCCTCGTGTTCATTTTCTTCGGCCGTCAGATCATCGGCGGCATCATGGAAGGCGCCGTCAAGTCGTGACAACGTTCCCGCCCGACTTCCTCTGGGGCGCCGCCACGGCGGCCTATCAGATCGAAGGGGCGGCCACTGAAGACGGGCGTACGCCCTCCATCTGGGACACCTTCAGCCACACGCCCGGCCGGACGGTGAACGGCGACACGGGTGACGTCGCGTGCGACCATTACCACCGGTGGCGCGACGACGTGAAGCTGATGTCCGAGATCGGGCTCCGCTCCTACCGGTTCTCGCTGTCCTG
Protein-coding regions in this window:
- a CDS encoding type II toxin-antitoxin system prevent-host-death family antitoxin, producing the protein MRTMTATEAARNFSGLLDAIECGETVIITRHNDPVAEIGPARRRTGADLRTALADIPAPDERFEDDIAAAVASLEPERGDPKVGAP
- a CDS encoding DUF4062 domain-containing protein encodes the protein MAVIHTPDHRLRVFVSSTLEELEPERLAVRDAVARMRLVPVMFELGARPHGPRDVYRAYVEQSQLFIGVYWESYGWVAPGAEISGIEEEFGIAGHLPKLIYVKSPAPHRDPRLTALLDRIRDDARVSYRHFRSADELRRVVGEDIALLLTERFNPRPAGEEELAPAPRDELPVPPNPLLGRSAEQRSLRTLLTSDDVRLVTLTGPGGVGKTRLAMELGSALRNTFADGVRFADLSGVTDPDLVAAALAQSLGLRTVPNRPPLDDVVTYLRNRSLLLVVDNMEHLADASPALATLLDAAPGVTVLATSRIPLRLTGEHVFDVPPLPLPDPREEPMVAVRRDGAARLFVERARAVKADFALDPQNAAAIAEIVRRLDGLPLAVELAAAKVRVLTPGALLNRLGSRLGTLTGGARDLPARQRTLRDAIAWSYQLLPPGEQELFARLGVFAGPFDLDAARAVAGVPERYAGLDALTALIESSLVTQERGEREPRFTMLGIIRDFALERLRESGDWEGTHDRHARHYLEFAERTAPPLGRTSTNPQAVDQLDLEHDNLRAAMSWFIDTDQLEDAVRLGWIVWVLWWLRGHTDEGARNIERVLAKADSLSPRAYAHTLFGDGAIAVMTGQHVRGRTQLERALPLLRDLGDDDATARAAGMLGQLAIARGEYGVARELLEETKRISERLGEEWMISLYYARLGLVPLNEGDYPAAIEQFGDGLRMARKTHDHLGEVVALYSLAVTSLAGGSPDTADAYLESGLRVAADARDEAGASLFLEALSDLAARQGEPDRAVRLVAAARKLQTLASAAWMRAYVPAWPDGRADLDTRAHAAAWAQGTADNLASAVAYALDRPR
- a CDS encoding sugar ABC transporter permease yields the protein MALATPARPAAPPPTRPRHRTTGSAKRARWDMKYSPYLYIAPFFLVFGVFGLYPMLRTAWMSLHDWDLIGAHTFIGFDNYAALMKDEYFWNAVVNTLGIFVVATVPQLMLALFLANMLNRTRLRAKTLFRMAIFVPNITSVAAVAIVFAMLFQRDFGVVNWLLSFVGVDAIDWDAERWSSWTAIAFMVDWRWTGYNALILLAGMQAIPRDLYEAAALDGASQWRQFWRITLPMLTPTFLFVVLLSTIGGLQLFTEPLVFGNGNMRGGTQREFQTIAMYMYEKGINSLNTAGYGAAIAWALFLLIGIIAAINFALVRRTVK
- a CDS encoding carbohydrate ABC transporter permease, which encodes MVAASARLWKTSPLTYIALVLAVLASIYPFYYMFVIATRSLDSINSVPPPFTPSGSFGENFQRVLDNDAANFVKGLVNSVIVSTVVTVAVVLTGTLAGFAFAKLRFRGRGPLLVFIVVTMMVPTQLGLIPLWGMMYDFGWHDSLRAVTIPFLVTAFGVFMMRQYATQAVSDELIEAARVDGCSTFRIYWNVVLPALRPAAGVLGLLTFMDTWNQFLWPYAVLSNENPTLQVSLAFLSYAYYTDYSQVFAATAVATVPLLLVFIFFGRQIIGGIMEGAVKS
- a CDS encoding extracellular solute-binding protein; this encodes MSVTRRGNRLVALAAVAATALAVTACGNDEGAGSSSAGGKPDKLVIETFGEFGYDELVKQYEKDTGIKVELRKTAQLNEYRPKIVRSLATGKGIADIVALEEGVLNEFKINPTNWADLTPLVKDHSTEYLPWKWELGKAADGRLIGLPTDVGSLAVCYRSDLFKAAGLPTERDAVTALWPDWPAFIETGKKYRQATGKGMLDSVTTAASAITFQVGGDIFYDKDDNIVADKSAAVKQAWDTSLQMVDANITAKTATWSPEWSAGFKQGTFAATFCPSWMLGIVQDNSGAENKGKWDVAGVPGKSGNWGGSWLAVPERGKHKAEAAKLAEWLTSAQSQVAAFKLKGPLPTNLEALKNPEFQAYTNPYFSDAPTGKIFGGSVEGIKPVHLGPKHQAVKEQAMEPALRAYENGEANASAAWEQFIKDAATQGAF
- a CDS encoding SDR family oxidoreductase translates to MTSTALVTGGSRGIGRAVVERLAAAGHRVVFTYARDKVAADEVVDRCPGSVAVRADQTDLSCLDAMFAPVQDGLDILVNNAAIIVPAAIGEVTAEEFDRAMTANVKVPLLAVGRAAALMRDGGRIVNISTLNTAVPAPGNVLYCATKAALEQVTAVAARELGPRGITVNTVSPGATDTDLLRAHNSAEELALATEWTALGRLGRPDDVAAVVAFLTTPDAGWITGENIRAAGGSLI
- a CDS encoding GNAT family N-acetyltransferase, with amino-acid sequence MEIRKAGPDDVAAIVAVGHETWPATYAFAGDDYVAHGLATWWSTEATRRAIAETTVLVAAEGDDVLGVGNLDERGPVPIIWRLYVRPAAQGRGAGGALLAALVAAVPDRPVRLSYLEGNEPAARFYARLGFAELRREPGDRPGWPGQVWLERPPSGLLLVAIVEMTEAEAGRRYEDEVLALLGRHRGTLERRTRDAAGTTEVHLIRFADRAGYESFMRDPERLAHREAIADAAPTTRVIEVRDIG